The DNA sequence ATCGAGTTCTGCTTAAAAGGCTAGAAGTAGAAGAAAAAACAGCTGGTGGGCTTTATATCCCGGAAGTTGCTAAGGAAAAAGCACAAACCTACAAAGTGGTAAAAGTAGGGCCAGGAAAAACAACCAGTGAAGGCAAAAATCTTCCGATGACTGTTAAAGCGAACGACATTGTTTTTGTTCCAAAATACGCAGGCACAGAAGCTGGTAACGAATATCTCATTGTTAAAGAAGATGAAATTTTAGGCGTGGTTGGATCTAACTTATAAGATCATGCCGGTTTGTTCTAGGAGTAATTAGAATGGCAAAAATAATCGTATTTGGCGTTGAAGCACGCGAAAAAATTCGCAAAGGTGTTGATACGCTTGCCGATGCAGTAAAAGTGACCCTCGGGCCCCGTGGACGTAACGTTGCGTTTGAAAAATCGTTCGGTGCTCCTTCAATCACCAAAGACGGTGTAACGGTCGCTAAAGAGATCGAATTGCAAGATAAAATAGAAAATATGGGCGCACAGATGGTGCGTGAAGTTGCAAGCAAAACAGCGGACGTTGCGGGTGATGGTACCACTACGGCAACTGTTTTAGCGCAAGCGATATTCCGCGAAGGTAACAAATTTGTTACTGCCGGTGCGAATCCGATGGAGCTTAAGCGTGGTATCGATAAAGCGGTAACTGCAGCTGTCGAGTTCATCAAATCGCAATCTAAAAAAGTAAATTCAAAAAAAGAGATCGAGCAAGTAGCAACCGTTTCTGCAGCTGATGCTGAAATTGGTCAACAAATTGCGCAAGCAATGGAAAAAGTTGGCCGCGATGGTGTAATTACCGTTGAAGAGGCAAAAGGTATGGAAAGCGAACTTGAAGTGGTTGAAGGTATGCAATTCGACCGCGGCTATATTTCGCCTTATTTGATTACCGATGCAGAAAAAATGGAAGCGGTTCTGAACGATCCAATGATTTTGCTCTACGAAAAGAAAATTTCAAGCATGAAGAGCATGCTCCCAATGCTTGAGCAAGTTGCAAAATCTGGTCGTTCGCTCTTAATTATTGCAGAAGATGTTGAAGGCGAAGCGCTTGCTACGTTAGTAGTAAACAAATTGCGTGGTACGTTAACTGTTTCAGCGGTTAAAGCGCCAGGATTTGGTGATCGTCGCAAAGCGATGCTTGAAGATATCGCAATATTAACTGGCGGCAAATTGATTTCAGAAGATATAGGTTTGAAACTTGAATCGGTAACGGTAGCCGATCTTGGTCGCGCAAAAAAAGTGATCATTACCAAAGACAATTGCACAATTGTTGAAGGTAAAGGTGATGCGCAAGCGATTAAGGGACGCGTTGCTCAAATTCGTGCGCAAGCTGAAGCAACGACTTCAGATTACGATCGCGAAAAATTGCAAGAACGCCTAGCAAAACTTGCTGGCGGTGTTGCAATTATCAAAGTTGGTGCAGCAACCGAAACTGAAATGAAAGAGAAAAAAGATCGCATCGAAGACGCATTGAGCGCAACTCGTGCGGCAGTTGAAGAGGGAATCGTTGCGGGTGGCGGCGTTGCATTACTTCGTGCACAAGGCGTTGTATCTGCGCTCAAGCTTGAAGGCGATGAAAGACTTGGTGCTCAAATAGTGTTCCGTTCGCTTGAAGAACCGTTGAGAATTATTTCTTCAAATGCAGGGCACGAAGCATCAGTGATTGTTAATCGCGTTAAGGCTGAATCAGGCACTATTGGATTTGATGCAAAATCTGGTGAGTTCGTTGATATGATCACAACTGGTATTATCGATCCAGCAAAAGTAACTCGTACTGCATTGCAAAATGCAGCATCTATTTCTGGTTTGCTTTTAACAACCGAAGCGATTATTTCAGAAATCCCAGAAGAGAAAAAAGAGGCTGCAGGCGGCCATGGCCATGGCGCTCCAGGAATGGGCGGCATGGGAGGCATGTACTAAGACTTTTTTCTTAGATAATTTTAAGAGCCGGTGTAAAAGCCGGCTCTTTTTTTAATACGCAAAAAAATTATTTTTTTTCTATCAGATTTCTAACATTGTCAAAAATCTGATCAAATTCCGTTTTTAGATCTTGGTTTAGTTGATTGCTGGACAATTGCTTTACAATTAAGAAAATAACTAGTTGCTTAATGAAAGTGATTTTAATTTTGCTCAATTCGGATTGCCAAAGTATAATTTCGTTTTTCGTAGTCAGTGCAGTAACTAGGAATTCTGCCCGGAGACTTCATTTTTGCATTCAAGGAAAGTATAGTGGTTCCTGATATCAATCCAGCAAACATTTTCTTCATTCATCTTGGCATTCAAAGCCGAAGTTTTATGGGGATAAAATAACTAAATATTAATGAGGCTAGAAAAAAAGTGAGTTACGCACCGCATTTTGATCGCATTCTATTCCTTCTGTGTCTCCTAAAATTCACCGATTTATCATCAATTTCTATGGTATATAACTTTCGGATTGCACAACTTATCACAGAAATTGATGAAGAAACCATGGGAAAAAAATACAACCTTTTAGCGCTCCCTTTTGATGAATATGACAAAAGATATAATGGCATTATGCGCAATTTTATTGGTGGGCTCGGTTCATTTAACTATAATTTTTCTCCCTATTCATTCCGTACCGATTTTGCAGTTTCCTATGTACATGAAAAAGCACTAAACAGGAAAACGTTTAATGATATTCAAACTGATGACATTCTTTTTACTTTTGGCAGAAATTTTTTTCCTAATAAAAAAACTGTCATAACAGCATCAGGCTTATTGGGAGTCCCAACCCACAAACTTTTACGATATCTGCACCCCTCATTTGGCTATGCACAGTTTGGCCTAGGGACGACGCTTGACGGGTCATATAAGTTCCATAAACAGAATTCTTTGCTATTTGGGGCCCGTTACATCTATTTCGTGCCTGCGAAAGGTAAAGATATTTTAGGAAATACTTACACGTTCAGCCTTGGCAATGTTGGGGATATTCTTCTTGCATACGAAGGAAAATTGAAAAAAAAGCATGCTCTTATGATGGGTTATGCTCTCGTATCACATTTTGGAGGTTTTTCTACACCTCGTTTTGATGAAGTCGTAAAAAAAGAAAATTACTTAAGAAGTAGTTGGTATGCCGTTTATAAATATAAATTTTTGATCGATGATATATCAAATAGGATTCTTTTTTATATTTCCTATGGCTTTGATCACAGCCCAAAAGTTTTTGGTATGGAGTATATCGTTACATTTTGGTTTGCTTGGAGCGTAAATTTTTAATCTTTTGGATCGCACTTAGGGTTCAGCGTCCTAGAGCTCATCTTGATACGCGTACTGTATTTTATTTAAAAAAAGGGAGCATGCTTGAGGAATGATCGCGCGATGCAAGAGATGGGTTTATGAAATTTGCATAATGAGGGTCAGACTTGATCCTTTGGACAATAATAGGTTGATCTTCCCGCAATCGATGTTTTCTTAAGTTTATGATTTCTATTTTTAGGGCAAATCATATCGATATGGCGATGCGATTGTAAATACGATGACTTAAATCTTTTGCTGCTTTCGTCAGAAAAGAGATCGTGCACAGATTTTTTTATGTTTTTGATGCGCAGCTTAATCGCGTACAATAGAATCTTACGCATTTCTTTATATATTGTTTTTAGCTGAGCCTCTGATAAATCTCCCACTCTGTGATGCGGATCAATATTTGATTGAAATAATATTTCATCCGTATATTCATTCCCGATGCCAGCGATCAATTTTTGGTCCATTAAAAAACTTTTTACATTTTTCTTTTTTTTAGCGAGCGCAATCTGAGTAAAGTCTTTATTTGATAAATTTAAGGCATCAGGGCCCAGTTGTGTTATTCCTTTAATCTGATCAGTGTTATCTACAAGCCAGATTTTTTCAAATTTTCGCACACTCTTGAAATGCAAAACGGAATGATCCTTAAAAATAAATGAAACTGCCGAAAAGCGTGTTTTTAGATCTTTTTTTTTGATGAACTCTAAAGAGCCGGTTAATGCAAAATGAATAACCAATTTTTTTTCAGAGGGGCTCAGAGAGATAATAAGATATTTTCCGCGCCTATCTGCATTACTAAATTTATTATGTACGATATCTTTTTTAAACGTCGTAAGAGATATCGCCTTGATAACTCTCGCATCGGTGCTCGTTACTTGTGAGATAACTTTATTGAGACAATGCTCTTTTACATACCATTTAAACGCTTCAAGCTCTGGTAACTCAGGCATACAAATTCCTCGATCAATTTTGAAATATGGTTTTTTAAAAAATCGGCCACGCTTCCAATTGCCGGCATTTGCTAAATTTAGACTTTAGATTCAGGAATTTCACATCCGGAAGCTTCCGGAATCTCTTGTTTCGATTCTTTAAACGGTTCGTTCTCAGATTTAATTCTGCTGGTTCTTTTCTTTTTTAATTTTTCTTCTGCAAATTTTTTTATTATTTCAATGACACCATTATTGGACTGTTTCTCGGCGCGCAAAAGCGGTGTTAGGCCTTCTGCATTTTTGGTATCAGTTTTTGCTCCATGCTCGAGAAGCATCTGCGCAATTTCTGCAGATCGCGCATAATGCAATGGGGTATTTCCCTCATCATTCTGAATATTAACTCGCGCACCATGCCTGATGAGAAAGCTTGCTGATTTAAATAAATTTTTTTCGACAGCAGCCACAAGCAGCGTATTCATTTTAGTATCGCGTGTGTTAATAAAATCGATATAGCTTTTTTTTGCTACTTTATAGAAATCATCTAATTGTTTGTATATTTCCTGATCGTTCTTTTCTTGTGCTTTACTTATTTCATGATTTAAAGAAGAAAATTGATCCCAAATTTTTTTATCTGCAAGATTTATTAAAGAATGACCGCGCTGCTTATATCTATTGTATGATGTCTGAGGCGATTCTTCTAAATAGGACCAGCCTGCAGCATCAAGCACTGGGTATCCTGTTCCTTTACGATCTTCCCATGATGTCCCGATATTAATGAGCTCAAGAGGAACGATTCCTGATTTAATGTTCAATAATTGAGAGGCAACAGTATCAATATGCCAGCCCCCTGCGTATATAATTGTGTGGTCGTTAGCTGAAGCGAAAAGCTTAATGAGTATTTCAATATCTGTAATACGATCATAATTAGCTATTAATCTCATGAATTTTGTAAAAAGATCTTTATTGTTTGTAATTTTTGATCTGGCCTCGTTGATGGTTATAGATGGATTTTGAGAAAGAAGATACTGCAAAAAAATATTTAGAGGTGTGAGCACATTTTTAACTGCTCGTTCCCATAGTTGGATTAATACATCGTACATATTACTAAAGGGTGACTCTTTTATTTTTTTCAAATCTTGAACAACGGGTGACATTTCAGGATCTATGAGTTTCTTAAGATATTTCGAAAGTTGGAATAACGGGATTTTTCCTAAAGAAGGGTTATCATTTAAATAATTGGTGGAGTAGTGTCCCGGGTTTAGTAAGGTAAGATCATTAGCGATTGCAAGAGGTTTTCGATATGAATCCGCATTTTGAAAAATAATGGAACGATTTTTTCTTGGCGAAAATTCTTCACTTAACTGTAAGCCGCCGTAATACATCCATTGTAATTCGCTCGGCGATTTTTCTGTTGGTGAGTCCAGCAACTCCCATAGTAAATCGATTTTGCTATTTTTTTGCGCAAGTTTTCTCAAAGTAATTAACAATCCTCGCTCTGAAGTTGTGAAAGCGGTTGTTTCAGCAAGCTTAAGTAAGGTAGCGCCTCTGCGAGAAGGTCTTTTTACGATTTCTTGAAGCGTGCTTGGTGCATGAATATCAGAAATCAAATCAATGCTTTTAATAATTTTATTTTTGTCGTTGAGCAATATTATTCTGCGAAATTGGTAGGGTCCTGCATTCATAATCGAATGAAATAAAATACTGCAGCATAAAAAAATACAATTCTTGGTCAAACGCATGATTTCCCCCTTTTTTCGATCTTAATACCATGCTATAACATGCCAGCGCTGATTATCAAGATTCCACGATTGTTAATGGCGCGTCAAGGCTCGATTCTCTTCTTTCTTTTTTTTTAAATTGCAGTAAAACTTAATCTGCAATGTTTTCAGTATGAAAAAAATAGGAGCATTTGATCGCCATGATAGGGATTTTTTGCGCAATACTTATTTTCTTTTCTTTCGACCATTATGCGATGGAAAACCCAGGCGCGGTTCATGATTTATCCACGCACGATTCCGATTCGATAATTCGCATTAATTTTCTTAATAACATGCGGGATACGACTGGGTGCACAAGTATCGATCCGCTGCAGACCGATTTTCAACGTTTGCTCAAGCGAAAAGCAGAATCCCATATTTTTATTTCCTATATGTTGTGGAAAGTTTTTTTGGGTTTGCAAAAAAAAAGTGCTCAAAAATTAGGGGCTAAGTATTGGTTTGAAGAAAATAATAAGGAGGCGGCAAAATACTGGCTTGAGTGTGAAGAGAAAATAAAAGATGATTATGGTTCATTAATCGCTTTTGATAAGAATAAATGGCGTTTTTATGATACCAAACTCGGTCTTTATTATTTAGAGCCTGCACATCTTGAGAAAAATCGTATTGTGAAAAGAGAAAAATTTGCCCTTATTGATAGGCCTGAAGCGCTCTTATCAGTTCCGAGCAACTCCATGAATTGGGCACGTGAAATGCACTGTCTACTTTTTTCGCAAAAACTGGATGAAACTTCCCATTTCATATTCCATTTAAATGGGCACGGAAATTCTGAGAAATCGGAATTTCCAATTCTTTGTGGGCTTGTGCAGGAACGAATGACCTCTTTACTCTGCTATTTAAACAATCAATTTCCCCGATCGACCGTTGGTATAGAATCTTGTTATGCGTCGCCAGAAAGAGTATCTCACCTCATGAAGCATGAAAAGATTTCGTTTAGTTTGATCACTTCAGTGCAGAGAGATGTTGCATCTTGGGCAGATGATCCACCATTATTTCAGATGACAACGAACGGCAAAAAAGAAAAGCGCAAGTTTGAAATGATCGAAAGAAACGATGACAAAACATTTTTGCAATTAATAGAAAAGGTCCATAAAAATGTTGTGCAGGGTGCTCGGGTTGATAAAGCTGAAAGTGCCTATGCCGCGTTAAGTTACTTTACTGCAAGTACCAACATTCCGGGAATAAAGTTTTCGGACGGTGATTGCATTTTATAGCAAGTTATGGAAACAGTTTTTTCTTGAACTGATAGTACGATGCGCGCTATAGTAAATCAGGAGTTTAAGATCGATCTGCAAGCGATGCAGGTCGCGCCACGAAGGTAGGAAAAAAGTATGAAAAAATTATTCGTTATAGTGAGCCTGTCTTTTTGTATGTTGAGCCTATTTCAATCGAATGCTACTCCTACCGATCAAAGTGATAGCTGGGGCGCAACGGTTTATACGGGTGCAGAAAATGCGCGCGAGTGGGTGGCTAAGATGCTTGGATATGGCCAGAATATGCTCAGTAAAACGCAAACCGTTGAAGTGCTTCCGTATCGCTACGCGTTTCTTTTGTGTTTCTTAGGCGGTGTTACTGGAGCATTGTGTGTTTACTATTTGCATTGTTCTTCGCGCACTATTGCACGCTATGAATTTCAGCCGATGCGAGATCATGCACAAAGCTTTTTTTCTCGACCCACAACATTTAGATCTACATCGGATCAAGATAGATCGTTAGACTAACATCTTCACTGCTTGATCTACTGGCTTGTTTTCATAAATAATCGCTGCGAGTGCCTTTGTGAATGCGATCGCTTCATGCAGTGGTTTTTGGTGAATATTTCTACCGATTGCACATCCTGCGGTTCCTGCTTGATGAATTTGCTCATACGTTTGCTCTATAAACTTTTTTTCAGTAATTGAATCACCACCAGCAAGAATGATCTTAGTATTTCCGGCCGCTTGCACCGCCAATTTCAGCCAATCGAGTGAACTTTTTTCATCAGTTTTTTCGGGTATCAAAATTTTTGCGAAATCGGCTCCCAAACTTAATCCGAGCCCGCTTGCGCCTATAATCAGGTTGCCATCATGTTCATTTTTTATGGTTGATCCGCGAGGATAAACCCATAGAATCGCAATGAGTCCGTATTCATGCGCTTGCAGTATTACTTGAGCTGCCGATTGCAGCATGCGGCCTTCAAATTCACTGCCAGGATAAATCGTGTAGCCGATGCCGCGAATTGGTAAATTGGTGGATTGTTTTATTTTAAGAACGTCCGTAACTGAAAAAAGTTGTTCACTAAAAGGATCATGATCTTTTGGCGAAACTAAATTTGTTTTTGCATTCAATTTTGCAATGTAATTGATGTGAGGAAATTTTTTTCCGTACCGCGCTATTAATCCAAGATGCGTCGCAAATGCACCCACAAATCCTGCATCCGCTATTTTCAAAAGATGCAGCGGATCATTATCTTCCTCTGAAATTTCTGGCCCATAAAAATATTCGTTTAAATGTTCTATCTTTTGGTCGCCAGAAAAGAGAAATAATCTGTTGGTATCTCGCGTTATTGCCCGATAGTTCTTTATATATTCATCTGCTGCAGACTGGGGAACATCTGCAGGAATGTCGATGTGCTTCATTGTTCTCCATTTTTTTTCTTTTCATTATAAGCAGAATTAATTGGAGAATTGCAAGATGTTCACTGGCTGCAGTTAACTATTCGGTTATTTCTTTTGCAAAACCTTAATTTTGATTAGGTTCAAAGCGAAAAGAATTATCACCTGTTTTTTTTACTTTGGTATTTGTCAGATCAATCACATGGCATGGAATATCGGGATTATTAAGAAAATTTGTATCTTTAATAAACAGTTTTAAATCCTCGATATGAACGATTGTTCCTTCGATGGAATGAATTTGTGTTATGATCTGTATCGTTTGGCCGATATGCAGACCAGTGCGTTGCAAAGAATCATCCATTGTGAATGCAGAATTGATTGCGCAAGACAATACGCTCAAAAATATTATTTTTTTCATAGTAAATTTCGCTTCAAATAATTGTTGTTATATATCCGAATTTGTTTTCGTAACGAGCGATCCATTAAAAACTGACGTTTTATAGAAATGAATCGCTTTCGGTTCAGTAAAGAAATTTTACTTCGTCGTACTCGCGCGCTGGCTTACTCTTTAATGAAGAGATTTCGTGCAAATATTCATCTTCATTTTTCAAATCGCATAGTATTCTTTTTTGTTTTCCATGCAATACGAGCTCTCCGTCATTTGTTAGTTCTATTCTGTTGTTGAACTGATTTGTAAATCCTTTAGCTAGATAGGAGCAAACTTCTCGTTTAAACGTTGGATTTGATTTAATCGATTGAAGAATAGCTTGGCGTTGCGTTTCAATGTCCATTGTGTAGGTGTGTCGCGTAACCATTGAAAGAGCACATACAAAGTATTTTATTGTTTTCACAGAATCTCCTCTATTTGTTTGCATTTAAATTTAAACTTGCGAGTATGAATGTCAACGTATTAATCTTTATATTAAGTTTAAAAGAGAGTAAGCAACTCCCACACATGGCACTTTTGGGCCGTTGTTCGCGGGGACCCCGGAAAACATTTCCGAATTCATCTACGGCTTCAAGGCAGAAGTTTTCTGGGGCTAAATAGATAGGTGTGCCTTTGAAAAAAATAGTTTTTGTTTGGGTGATTATTTATTCAATATCGAGTTACGGAAAAATAGAAGAGGTTCATCAGCTACCTCATGGAAATTATGCGTTACCAACTTCACAACAACCTGGCCCACTGTTTAGTTTTGGGCAAAACATTGTGGATAAAAAAGATGTGCAAGCCTATCTTTTTGTCGATTACTTTAGAGGCAAGAATATTTGTATAGATCAGTATACTCCGAGTATCTTTTATGGTATATCGGATAATAGCACAATTTTACTAGCGTTACCTGCATTTTCGAAATTAAAAAATGGGCTGCAGCAGGCAACGGGCGCTGGGGATTTTTTTGCTCAAATTGAATATGCGTATTATAAACGTGACTCGCTTTATGATGGCTCGCAATCAACGATTGTAGCTAGTTTGACATTTCCGACAGGATCCATAAAGAAGCAACCTCCTACAGGGTTGGGCGCGACTAGTTTCTTTCTCGGTGCTACTGCATCATATATGGATTTCGATTGGTATTATTTTGCTTCGTTGGGGGCTACGTTGCCGACATCTCCTAGCCCTTTTAAAAATATATATTTTTATCAACTCGGAGTTTCGCGCAATATTTATTATAAAACAAATCAATGGATATTAAATGCGCTGCTTGAAATTGATGGTATTTATACCGATCATCAACTGGGTGTAAATGGGGCAACTGCTAAGAACTCGGGAGGGCATACGCTTTTTATAGGACCGTCTATTTGGTTTTCAACGCAGCGATTGATTATACAAGCCGGTTTTTCTTTTCCTTTAGCACAGGTTCTTTTTGGAGATCAAAATAAAATTGACTTTCAATTTTCGGTGAACATTGGTTGGAAGTTTAATTCATCACCTGATGAAAAAAACGATGACGCTGAGAACGGCGATGATTGACGTTAAAGTTATTTTGCTTGCAACCTTTAATTCTAACCATTTGTATACAGGTCGCTCCTGGGAATAAAAATTCATAGCAGTCTTGAGTAATCTGGCGACTCAGTGCTGCTTTACAATGTTTTTTCTTTAGAATAACATAAGAAATGTACTTTCTAGGGGGAACCATGCAAAAAATTATTTTATCTCAGCTCATTTTCGTTTTGTTTTCATCTGTGTGTTTTGGCGAAAAAATAAACTTTCAAAAAATGATCGAAAGTATTAAAAAAGGCCAACAGATGAAAAATAGCCACGAAGATAAATCGCACGTTATTGGTGCAATCGGCATTATTCTCAAAAATAGTAATCCTGAAGTTCTTAAATCAGGGGTGCTTACCAAACAAAAAATCGAAATTGCGGTTTCAGAATCAGTAGAATTCGGTGAGCTTTCTTCTATTTTGGATAACTCGCACATGAGTTATGAAACAGCTCCAAAACTTTTTGGTCCAAAAAAAAAGAATGTGGTAGATGTTCCTAGAATTGAAGTGAAAAATGGCACTCTTGAACAATTAATGGACTATGTAACTGCATCTGAAAAAGTCTACGATTCTCTTTCATATAATGAGCCAGAGGATTCATACCATTTAGATTTATCTGCTCCTAATGCTTTTGCGCGTAAAATTGTTGAAGATAAACAAGCTGAATTGCCTATTAAATTATTTGTATTGCCAAAAGATGAATCGCATTGCTATTATTTAACAAACGTAGATCTGAATAATTTAATAAACGCTGGTCGTGAAGCTCACAACTCTTATGATTCCCAAAATCAAACTGTTTGTGCGGTGGCATTGGATACAAATGTAAAAAACTTCGTCGAAAAAAGAATGACGATAAATGTTTGGAAAGAACGATTAAAAGGCGCAGCTTTCGTCGGATTTTTTGGGGGGATTACCGGTTTAGTAGCTCGCCGATTAGGTTGGTTTAAATAATATTATTTTTTCTTAAACCATTTCAGATACGTAGCGCCCAAAATTCCAGCAGTTGTTGCTCCTGCGGCTGATACGGCAATAATTTTTCGCCAATTGAGCGCATTGTGATTCCAGTCAAACGAATAAGCACAGTTATTTGGATTGTCGGCTTTTTTATAGTCCGGATTAACAAAAGTATCGATTCGTTCAATTTGATAGAATGAAAATAAACCTTTTTTTGGGAGAGCGTACGTTACGACGCCATTGCCTTCTTTATCCAATGTATTTTTTATAATTTTAAACTCAAGTGTTTGTTTTTGGCGAGTTGTAGGGTCTTCATAGGTAAAATATTCGATCCCCGTGGTCAGCAGAGCAAGTCGTTTTGTTTTAATATCGTAGAGGTTTTTTTCACAGGCTGATGCAGCATCGGTACATTCGATTTTATTAAGTCCTTTTTCTTGAACATTGCGCAATTGTTTGTAGGTTACGTTAAGATTTCTTATACGCTCCGGAACATCGAGTTTTACTCCTTCATGGGCTTCATGATAAAGACCAATGGCGGAAAGCTCTTTAATGATGATCAGGTAGTTTTTATCTTTTACAGATTTCATGAGTAGATAATATTCTGGGGTTTTTAAATGGCTTAAATTGTGCTGCAAAGCCTTACCTTCAATAAAGCGCCAAAATTCCTTTTTTCCATCCTCCTTCGTTCTCATAGTAACTAACTGCCCTGGTTCGAGCTTTTCGATCAATTGCACAAATTTTTTCTCATTACCTGGTGTATCGGTTTCGCTTGGCAATCTAATTTCCATAGCAAATAACGCACAATGTATATTGAAAATGAATATGGAAAAAAATAATTCTTTATTCATCATGATTTCCCTTTTTATAATACACGATCGTGCAAAATTACATGTTCTGCAACTTTTTCAAAAAGCGGTACTGCCACTGAAGAGGCATAAAGCATGCTGTGCGGATTTGGCACTTCTCGTATGAAAGTGACTATCACACGTTGGTAATCACCTTTTTCCAAAATTCCGGCAAACGTATACGTATTTCGTTTTGTATCATATTTTCCATCAACGACCATATTTGCAGTGCCGGTTTTTCCCATTACTTTATAGCCTTTAATCTTTCCGCGGTGCGCCGTTCCTTGACTTACGGTTCGTTCTAAGATGCCGCGAATTGTTGCGATCGTATCAGGCCGATAAATAGGATCTGTTGGCTGTGCAATGTGTTGCTGCGGATATGCAATAATCGATGGAATAACCGGGATTCCATTATTTGCAATCATGCAAAATGAGAGCGCTAATTGTAGCAGCGTTGCACTTAGTTCATATCCAAATGAAAGAGAAATAATCGATTGGCGAGACCACGAAGATGGTGGATTGACAAAGCCAGCTTGTTCTCCCGGCCAATTTAATGCTGTTTTTTGCCCAAATCCTAATCGCTTATAATGTTCGTACAGTTTCGGGCCGAGTC is a window from the Candidatus Babeliales bacterium genome containing:
- a CDS encoding co-chaperone GroES; this translates as MYDKLTPLADRVLLKRLEVEEKTAGGLYIPEVAKEKAQTYKVVKVGPGKTTSEGKNLPMTVKANDIVFVPKYAGTEAGNEYLIVKEDEILGVVGSNL
- the groL gene encoding chaperonin GroEL (60 kDa chaperone family; promotes refolding of misfolded polypeptides especially under stressful conditions; forms two stacked rings of heptamers to form a barrel-shaped 14mer; ends can be capped by GroES; misfolded proteins enter the barrel where they are refolded when GroES binds) encodes the protein MAKIIVFGVEAREKIRKGVDTLADAVKVTLGPRGRNVAFEKSFGAPSITKDGVTVAKEIELQDKIENMGAQMVREVASKTADVAGDGTTTATVLAQAIFREGNKFVTAGANPMELKRGIDKAVTAAVEFIKSQSKKVNSKKEIEQVATVSAADAEIGQQIAQAMEKVGRDGVITVEEAKGMESELEVVEGMQFDRGYISPYLITDAEKMEAVLNDPMILLYEKKISSMKSMLPMLEQVAKSGRSLLIIAEDVEGEALATLVVNKLRGTLTVSAVKAPGFGDRRKAMLEDIAILTGGKLISEDIGLKLESVTVADLGRAKKVIITKDNCTIVEGKGDAQAIKGRVAQIRAQAEATTSDYDREKLQERLAKLAGGVAIIKVGAATETEMKEKKDRIEDALSATRAAVEEGIVAGGGVALLRAQGVVSALKLEGDERLGAQIVFRSLEEPLRIISSNAGHEASVIVNRVKAESGTIGFDAKSGEFVDMITTGIIDPAKVTRTALQNAASISGLLLTTEAIISEIPEEKKEAAGGHGHGAPGMGGMGGMY
- a CDS encoding DNA-formamidopyrimidine glycosylase family protein, coding for MPELPELEAFKWYVKEHCLNKVISQVTSTDARVIKAISLTTFKKDIVHNKFSNADRRGKYLIISLSPSEKKLVIHFALTGSLEFIKKKDLKTRFSAVSFIFKDHSVLHFKSVRKFEKIWLVDNTDQIKGITQLGPDALNLSNKDFTQIALAKKKKNVKSFLMDQKLIAGIGNEYTDEILFQSNIDPHHRVGDLSEAQLKTIYKEMRKILLYAIKLRIKNIKKSVHDLFSDESSKRFKSSYLQSHRHIDMICPKNRNHKLKKTSIAGRSTYYCPKDQV
- a CDS encoding ankyrin repeat domain-containing protein; this encodes MRLTKNCIFLCCSILFHSIMNAGPYQFRRIILLNDKNKIIKSIDLISDIHAPSTLQEIVKRPSRRGATLLKLAETTAFTTSERGLLITLRKLAQKNSKIDLLWELLDSPTEKSPSELQWMYYGGLQLSEEFSPRKNRSIIFQNADSYRKPLAIANDLTLLNPGHYSTNYLNDNPSLGKIPLFQLSKYLKKLIDPEMSPVVQDLKKIKESPFSNMYDVLIQLWERAVKNVLTPLNIFLQYLLSQNPSITINEARSKITNNKDLFTKFMRLIANYDRITDIEILIKLFASANDHTIIYAGGWHIDTVASQLLNIKSGIVPLELINIGTSWEDRKGTGYPVLDAAGWSYLEESPQTSYNRYKQRGHSLINLADKKIWDQFSSLNHEISKAQEKNDQEIYKQLDDFYKVAKKSYIDFINTRDTKMNTLLVAAVEKNLFKSASFLIRHGARVNIQNDEGNTPLHYARSAEIAQMLLEHGAKTDTKNAEGLTPLLRAEKQSNNGVIEIIKKFAEEKLKKKRTSRIKSENEPFKESKQEIPEASGCEIPESKV